In Mesotoga infera, the DNA window TGCACCTTCAATTCTTTGTTTTCTTCAATCTTGAGAATGCGGCCACTGTCCATATGAAGAACTCTGTTTGAGTAATTGGAAACTCTTTCATCATGAGTAACGATTACAAATGTCTGGTTAAAGGTGGAATTAAGCTCTGTTATCAAGTTCATCAGATCACTGCTGGTCTTTGTATCAAGCGCTCCGGTAGGTTCGTCTGCCCATACTATTGCCGGCTTATGAACAAGCGCTCTTGCGATAGAGACTCTCTGTCTTTCGCCGCCACTAAGTCTTGAGGGAAGATAGTGTTCGCGCTCCCTTAGATTGACTTTTGCAAGGATGTCCATTGCGGCCTCTCTCGCCTTCTTCTCATTGCTTCCCATAGTGAGCATGGCAAGTTCAACGTTCTCAACTGCCTTCAAGACGGGTATCAAGTTGTAGAATTGGAAAACAAATCCCATATGCATTGCCCTGAAGCGTGTCTTTTCATCATCCTTCAATGAATGGAGATCTACACCCTTAATGATGACTTTCCCTTCTGTGGGTGTATCTATTCCTGAAAGGCAATTCAAGAGCGTGCTCTTTCCACAACCGGAAGGCCCCAAAATCGACAGTATTTCGCCCTCATAGATATCGAAAGAGACCCCCTTCAGTGCTTCAACCGATATTTCTCCTGACCTGTAAGTTTTGCTCAGGTCTCTGACTTCAACAAATGTCATTTCGAATCTCCTTCCTGTGGGCGAAACAGTACTA includes these proteins:
- a CDS encoding ABC transporter ATP-binding protein, giving the protein MTFVEVRDLSKTYRSGEISVEALKGVSFDIYEGEILSILGPSGCGKSTLLNCLSGIDTPTEGKVIIKGVDLHSLKDDEKTRFRAMHMGFVFQFYNLIPVLKAVENVELAMLTMGSNEKKAREAAMDILAKVNLREREHYLPSRLSGGERQRVSIARALVHKPAIVWADEPTGALDTKTSSDLMNLITELNSTFNQTFVIVTHDERVSNYSNRVLHMDSGRILKIEENKELKVQ